One region of Pagrus major chromosome 7, Pma_NU_1.0 genomic DNA includes:
- the LOC140999550 gene encoding uncharacterized protein isoform X1 — translation MAAPLAAVLLLLLLLLGPSGSGSGSGSGPDSERGRMELRRVRSLAAQPRYGECWARALKHLDTRCRDLTSESQSRIALGFTMCHLSSSGRDFPSCPEGSEVSRCTGAMDAIAFNAYTEFFTHTHSICHHLQAEAWQSRAENTMYRLTESSAGVAEQLQSTRQMAEELIEAQSAALQAQQEILNNGEELRVTLRDSTQGLRAVFSELSSVSRAQQVALSELFNRVSFLQSFLLTEANCLSSICYNAAALCTSYLLTSTQRSSRARLVLLSQVCLNFYLERRICQFVLSSDHPDHKHAELISVYVSVLRRFMVCVGVCVLLCVCVWYRDPVQQNLEVLQQLRETQRGLQEALQHTERFRQQTENQLNVKRKSESRRRAETPQRRREIKREEQQQQEEESSPTDGSNLSHLSHIGWGSDSLLSSTVMSSLADVTLRSDITHNASVQRPGSRPRRSSSSSSPLVYSVLVEDKQPRYSLRSRRSETH, via the exons ATGGCGGCTCCGTTGGCCgcggtgctgctgctgctgctgctgctgctcggaCCCTCCGGGTCCGGGTCCGGGTCCGGGTCCGGGCCGGATTCTGAGCGCGGCAGGATGGAGCTGCGGCGCGTGCGGAGCCTCGCCGCTCAGCCCAGGTATGGAGAGTGTTGGGCGCGAGCTCTGAAGCACCTGGACACGCGCTGCAGGGACCTGACGTCAGAGAGCCAGAGCCGGATCGCGCTGGGATTCACCATGTGTCACCTGAGCAG ctcaggcAGggatttcccatcatgccctgaggggtcagaggtcagcaggTGTACAGGCGCGATGGACGCCATCGCCTTTAACGCCTACACCGAGTtcttcacccacacacactccatctgCCACCACCTGCAGGCTGAAGCCTGGCAGAGCCGGGCGGAGAACACCATgtacag gtTAACAGAGAGTTCAGCAGGTGTAGCTGAGCAGCTTCAGTCCACCAGGCAGATGGCTGAGGAGCTCATAGAAGCCCAGAGTGCTGCCTTACAGGCCCAACAGGAGATCCTGAACAATGGAGAGGAGCTGAGAGTCACCCTGCGAGACTCGACCCAGG gTCTGCGGGCGGTGTTCTCGGAGCTCAGCAGTGTCTCCAGGGCGCAGCAGGTGGCGCTGTCTGAACTCTTCAACAGAGTTTCCTTCCTGCAGAGTTTCCTGCTGACGGAGGCGAACTGTCTGAGCTCCATCTGCTACAACGCTGCTGCTCTGTGCACCTCCTACCTACTCACCTCCACCCAACGCTCCTCCAGAGCCAG gctggTGTTGTtgtctcaggtgtgtttgaACTTCTACCTGGAGAGGAGGATCTGTCAGTTTGTGCTGAGTTCTGATCATCCGGACCACAAACATGCG GAGCTcatcagtgtgtatgtgagtgtgttgcGGAGGTTCATGGTGTGTGTCGGagtgtgtgttctgctgtgtgtgtgtgtttggtacaGAGATCCGGTGCAGCAGAACCTGGaggtcctgcagcagctcagagagactcagagagGCCTGCAGGAGGCACTGCAGCACACAG agcgTTTcaggcagcagacagagaatCAGCTGAATGTGAAG AGGAAATcagagagcagaagaagagcagagacGCCCCAACGGAGGAGGGAGATAAAaagagaagaacaacaacaacaagaggaGGAGTCTTCACCCACAGACGGCTCAAACCTGTCTCACCTCTCACACATCG gctgGGGGTCAGACAGTCTTCTCAGCAGCACAGTGATGAGCTCATTAGCTGACGTCACCCTGCGGTCggacattacccacaatgcctcAGTGCAGCGTCCAGGCAGTCGTCCCCgtcgctcctcctcctcctcttcccctctggTCTACAGCGTCCTGGTGGAGGACAAACAG CCTCGTTACAGCCTGCGGAGCAGAAGATCAGAGACTCACTGA
- the LOC140999550 gene encoding uncharacterized protein isoform X2, with product MDAIAFNAYTEFFTHTHSICHHLQAEAWQSRAENTMYRLTESSAGVAEQLQSTRQMAEELIEAQSAALQAQQEILNNGEELRVTLRDSTQGLRAVFSELSSVSRAQQVALSELFNRVSFLQSFLLTEANCLSSICYNAAALCTSYLLTSTQRSSRARLVLLSQVCLNFYLERRICQFVLSSDHPDHKHAELISVYVSVLRRFMVCVGVCVLLCVCVWYRDPVQQNLEVLQQLRETQRGLQEALQHTERFRQQTENQLNVKRKSESRRRAETPQRRREIKREEQQQQEEESSPTDGSNLSHLSHIGWGSDSLLSSTVMSSLADVTLRSDITHNASVQRPGSRPRRSSSSSSPLVYSVLVEDKQPRYSLRSRRSETH from the exons ATGGACGCCATCGCCTTTAACGCCTACACCGAGTtcttcacccacacacactccatctgCCACCACCTGCAGGCTGAAGCCTGGCAGAGCCGGGCGGAGAACACCATgtacag gtTAACAGAGAGTTCAGCAGGTGTAGCTGAGCAGCTTCAGTCCACCAGGCAGATGGCTGAGGAGCTCATAGAAGCCCAGAGTGCTGCCTTACAGGCCCAACAGGAGATCCTGAACAATGGAGAGGAGCTGAGAGTCACCCTGCGAGACTCGACCCAGG gTCTGCGGGCGGTGTTCTCGGAGCTCAGCAGTGTCTCCAGGGCGCAGCAGGTGGCGCTGTCTGAACTCTTCAACAGAGTTTCCTTCCTGCAGAGTTTCCTGCTGACGGAGGCGAACTGTCTGAGCTCCATCTGCTACAACGCTGCTGCTCTGTGCACCTCCTACCTACTCACCTCCACCCAACGCTCCTCCAGAGCCAG gctggTGTTGTtgtctcaggtgtgtttgaACTTCTACCTGGAGAGGAGGATCTGTCAGTTTGTGCTGAGTTCTGATCATCCGGACCACAAACATGCG GAGCTcatcagtgtgtatgtgagtgtgttgcGGAGGTTCATGGTGTGTGTCGGagtgtgtgttctgctgtgtgtgtgtgtttggtacaGAGATCCGGTGCAGCAGAACCTGGaggtcctgcagcagctcagagagactcagagagGCCTGCAGGAGGCACTGCAGCACACAG agcgTTTcaggcagcagacagagaatCAGCTGAATGTGAAG AGGAAATcagagagcagaagaagagcagagacGCCCCAACGGAGGAGGGAGATAAAaagagaagaacaacaacaacaagaggaGGAGTCTTCACCCACAGACGGCTCAAACCTGTCTCACCTCTCACACATCG gctgGGGGTCAGACAGTCTTCTCAGCAGCACAGTGATGAGCTCATTAGCTGACGTCACCCTGCGGTCggacattacccacaatgcctcAGTGCAGCGTCCAGGCAGTCGTCCCCgtcgctcctcctcctcctcttcccctctggTCTACAGCGTCCTGGTGGAGGACAAACAG CCTCGTTACAGCCTGCGGAGCAGAAGATCAGAGACTCACTGA